The following are encoded together in the Primulina tabacum isolate GXHZ01 chromosome 18, ASM2559414v2, whole genome shotgun sequence genome:
- the LOC142533075 gene encoding ubiquitin-conjugating enzyme E2-17 kDa-like encodes MASKRILKELKDLQKDPPTSCSAGPVAEDMFHWQATIMGPPDSPYAGGVFLVTIHFPPDYPFKPPKVAFRTKVFHPNINSNGSICLDILKEQWSPALTISKVLLSICSLLTDPNPDDPLVPEIAHMYKTDRSKYETTARSWTQKYAMG; translated from the exons ATGGCTTCGAAGCGGATCTTGAAGGAGCTCAAGGATCTTCAGAAGGATCCTCCTACCTCTTGCAGTGCTG GTCCTGTTGCTGAGGACATGTTTCACTGGCAAGCGACGATCATGGGTCCTCCAGACAGTCCATATGCCGGCGGGGTTTTCCTGGTTACCATTCATTTTCCTCCAGACTACCCTTTCAAGCCTCCTAAG GTTGCTTTCAGGACAAAAGTTTTCCATCCAAATATAAACAGCAACGGAAGCATATGCCTCGATATATTGAAGGAGCAGTGGAGCCCTGCCTTAACTATTTCAAag GTGTTACTTTCTATCTGTTCTTTGTTAACGGACCCGAACCCTGATGATCCGTTGGTACCTGAGATTGCTCATATGTACAAAACGGACCGGAGCAAGTACGAGACCACTGCAAGGAGCTGGACTCAGAAATACGCTATGGGCTGA